CCGGGCACTGACGATGTCGCACGGTACGACGAGGGCGTCTTCGTCGGCTACCGCTACTTCGACGAACACGACCGCGAACCGCTGTTCCCGTTCGGCCACGGGCTCTCGTACGCCGCTTTTGAGTACGACAATGCTGCTGTTACCGAGACCGGCGACGGCTTCGAGGTCACCGTCGACATCAGCAACGTGAGCGACCGTGCTGGCAAGGAAGTCATGCAGGTCTACGCCGAGAAGGCGGCTGCACCCGTCCCGACGCCCGAGCGCGAACTCGTCGGCTTCGAATCAGTCACCCTCGAGGCCGGGGAATCGACCACGGTGACCGTCTCGCTCGAGACGGAGGACTTCGCGTACTACGACGCAAGCGAGAACGGATCGGACGGCTGGACGGTCCCGAACGGCGCGAATGCGATCGCCGTTGGCCGCTCGTCGCGAGATCTGGAGGCGACGCTCGAGGTGGACGTGTAGCGCGGTCGGGGCATCGCCGTCGGAACTGGTCTCGGGGCCGCAGTCAAGAGAAGAAGCGCTTAAGCCGCGCGACCAGTCCGCTCGATTGACCGTCGCGCGAATTCGCGGAGTCGGCTACTGGTTCTCGGTGGTCACCGTCCAGCGAAGTCTCTGGATCAGTGTCCGCACCCTCACGATACGCTGCTTCGGCAGCCTGCTCGAGGAGGCCGTCCGCATCGGTGACGGCCGCTTTGACGGGCGCCTCGACGACGGGTGTCCCCTCGAACCGGTCGCGGCCGACGGCCGTCTCTGCGGCGACGATGACCGCGTCCGCCGTCGCGATATCGTCGCTCGAGAGTTCGTTTTCCCGCCCCATGGCACCTCGGACTTCGACGATGATCTCGTGGCCGTTCGCCGCCGCGACCCGTTCCAGATTCTCGGCCGCCATCTGGCTGTGTGCGATCCCCGTCGGACAGGAGGTGACTGCGACGAATTTCATCGATTCGCTTCGCCCCCGTTGCGCTCGCCGCCAGCACCGGCGTCGTCCGCCGCCAGTCGGCTGCGAACCCCCTCGACCGTGGTCGCGCTCGTCGCCCGATCCGCCAGCGATGCAGCCTCCGTCGCGTCGATCCTGGGTATATTCGCCTTCACCTCGGGGATCGTGACCGCGCTCATGCTCAGTTCGTCGAGTCCGAGTCCGACCAGTAACGCCGTCAGGTCGGGGTCGCCCGCCATTTCGCCGCACATCCCGACCCGGACGCCGGCGTCGTGTCCCGCCTCGACCGTCCGCTCGATCGCCCGGAGAACGGCGGGTTCGCAGGGATCGTGGAGATCGGCGACTCGATCGTGCTCTCGAGCGGCCGCCATCACGTACTGGGTGAGGTCGTTCGTCCCGATGCTGAGGAAGTCGACCCGCTCCGCGAGATCGGCTGCGGAGAGCGCCGCGCTCGGCGTCTCGATCATAACGCCGAGTTCGGGGAGTTCGTGGGCGATACCCGCTGTCTCGAGGTCGGTCGCGACGGACTCGACCGCTGTCAGGGCCGCCTCGAGTTCCGAAACGGTGGCAACCATCGGGAACATCGCGGACAGCGTGCCGGACTCGGCGGCCGCCGCCCGGAGCAGGGCCCGAAGCTGCGTCTCGAAGAGGTCGGCGTCGGGTCCGAGCGAGCGGCGGATACCGCGCGCTCCGAGGAAGGGATTGGCCGACTCGCGGGCGTCGGCGTACGGGAGCGACTTGTCGCCGCCGACGTCGAGCGTCCGGACGACGACTCGCCCGTCGGGAAACGCCTCGAGCGCCTCCCGGTAGACCTCGTACTGTTCGTCCTCGCTCGGGGGCCTTTCGCGGTCGAGAAAGAGAAACTCGGTTCTGAACAGCCCGATCCCGTCGGCCCCCTGCCGGACGGCGTCCTCGAGACCGGCGGGCGTACAGACGTTGGCGGCGACCCCGATCGGCTTCCCGTCCGCCGTCGAAACGGTCGCCTCGCGAACCTCGGGGTTTCGCCCGTCCGTCGCTCGATCGCGTCGCCCGTCGTCGGGATCGACGATCACGGCGCCGTCGTCACCGTCGACGAGGACGGTCCGCTCGTCGTCGATCGCCTCGAGCGCGTCGCCGGCGCCGACGACGGCGGGAATCCCCAGCGAGCGGGCGAAGATCGCCGCGTGCGAGGTTCGGCCGCCGTCCACGGTTGCAAAGCCCGCGACGCGCTCGGGGTCGAGCCGCGCCGCGTCGCTCGGCGTCAGCCGCTCCGCGAGGAGGACGGTTCCTTCTGGCACGCCCGTCAGGTCGAGCCGCTCGCGGCCGGTCAGCAGCCGGAGGAGCCGATCTCGAACGTCGCGCAGGTCGTCGGCGCGCTCGCCCGTCCGCCCCTCCATGTTCGCAAACCGTTCGATCGGGTCGGCGAACGACCGCTGGACCGCCCGTTCCGCCGAGCACCCGTCCGCGATCGCCGCCTCGATGTTGTCGACGAGCTGCGGATCGTCGAGGAGTCGCTCGTGGACGTCGAACACCGCCGCTTCCTCCTCGCCGACGCGTTCGGCCGCTCGCTCGCGTTCGCGCTCGAGTTCCTCCCGAGCGCGCTCCCGTGCCTCGTCGAACCGGTTGCGCTCGGCCGCCGGGTCGGTCGCGGCGGCCGCCGGCGCTTCGGCCTCGAGTCGGGCGTCGGTTCCGGGGTCGTACCACGCTGCGGTGCCGACGTTTTCGAGCGCAGTAATCCCGATCCCCTCGATTCGCCGGCTCGGCGGCTCGTTTTCGGTCATGATATCAGGTCGTGGATTCCGACGGCGAGTCCGAGTCCGTCTCCCGCTTCCCCTCTGTCGCTGCTCTCTGCGTCGCGAGCAGTTCCTCGAGCGCGTCGAGTGCCGCCGCCGCGTCGTCGCCCGCCGCAGTGAGTCGAACGTCATCGCCGCTCGCGACGCCGAGGCTCGTGACCGCGAGGACGCTCGTCGCCGCGACTGGGTCGTCGTCGCGGTCGCCGTCGTCGTTGTCGGCGTCATCGA
This portion of the Halopiger aswanensis genome encodes:
- the ptsP gene encoding phosphoenolpyruvate--protein phosphotransferase, with the protein product MTENEPPSRRIEGIGITALENVGTAAWYDPGTDARLEAEAPAAAATDPAAERNRFDEARERAREELERERERAAERVGEEEAAVFDVHERLLDDPQLVDNIEAAIADGCSAERAVQRSFADPIERFANMEGRTGERADDLRDVRDRLLRLLTGRERLDLTGVPEGTVLLAERLTPSDAARLDPERVAGFATVDGGRTSHAAIFARSLGIPAVVGAGDALEAIDDERTVLVDGDDGAVIVDPDDGRRDRATDGRNPEVREATVSTADGKPIGVAANVCTPAGLEDAVRQGADGIGLFRTEFLFLDRERPPSEDEQYEVYREALEAFPDGRVVVRTLDVGGDKSLPYADARESANPFLGARGIRRSLGPDADLFETQLRALLRAAAAESGTLSAMFPMVATVSELEAALTAVESVATDLETAGIAHELPELGVMIETPSAALSAADLAERVDFLSIGTNDLTQYVMAAAREHDRVADLHDPCEPAVLRAIERTVEAGHDAGVRVGMCGEMAGDPDLTALLVGLGLDELSMSAVTIPEVKANIPRIDATEAASLADRATSATTVEGVRSRLAADDAGAGGERNGGEANR
- a CDS encoding PTS fructose transporter subunit IIB, translating into MKFVAVTSCPTGIAHSQMAAENLERVAAANGHEIIVEVRGAMGRENELSSDDIATADAVIVAAETAVGRDRFEGTPVVEAPVKAAVTDADGLLEQAAEAAYREGADTDPETSLDGDHREPVADSANSRDGQSSGLVARLKRFFS
- a CDS encoding HPr family phosphocarrier protein — protein: MDGERVGERARARTRTVTVAADEGLHARPAADIVDTVAQFDAEVRIEPVDDADNDDGDRDDDPVAATSVLAVTSLGVASGDDVRLTAAGDDAAAALDALEELLATQRAATEGKRETDSDSPSESTT